From Candidatus Pedobacter colombiensis, one genomic window encodes:
- a CDS encoding SGNH/GDSL hydrolase family protein, with protein sequence MKQSLLLTFSLLIGTNVTFAQQQASYKTWNPAKDQTSVVAGQGWHSGLQSYYDRLPAKAASSVRKEVWNLSKNSAGLNLRFKSDAPEITIKYAVSGYMRMDHMPATGVSGVDLYAQDAKGKWLWAGGKYTFGDTVVYKYTNLNTTDKVARDYTLYLPLYNTVKWMEISVPEQSVFTPLPVSTEKPIVVYGTSIAQGGCASRAGLAWTSILSRRLNRPLVNLAFSGNGRLEKEVFELLPEIDASLYILDCLPNLTGAGSEEIIKRVEATVAHLQSKKPGVPILLTEHDGYTDEGLNATRKQAYELANVALQTAFTKLKAKGVKNIYYLSKAAINQDIESMVDGTHPNDIGMMHYADAYEKVIRKIK encoded by the coding sequence ATGAAACAAAGTCTTTTATTAACCTTTTCATTGCTGATAGGCACCAATGTCACTTTTGCTCAACAGCAAGCCAGTTATAAAACCTGGAATCCCGCAAAGGACCAGACAAGTGTTGTAGCCGGACAGGGGTGGCATAGCGGATTACAAAGTTATTATGACCGCTTGCCTGCAAAAGCAGCATCGTCAGTACGTAAAGAGGTATGGAATCTATCTAAAAACAGTGCCGGTCTCAACCTTCGCTTCAAATCGGACGCTCCGGAGATTACCATCAAATATGCTGTGTCGGGTTACATGCGAATGGATCACATGCCTGCTACCGGAGTAAGTGGAGTAGATTTGTATGCACAAGACGCTAAAGGTAAATGGCTGTGGGCCGGTGGTAAATATACATTTGGTGATACCGTTGTGTATAAATACACAAACCTGAATACGACAGATAAGGTGGCGCGAGATTACACTTTGTACCTGCCTTTATATAATACCGTGAAATGGATGGAAATCAGTGTGCCAGAGCAAAGCGTTTTCACACCTTTACCTGTTTCTACAGAAAAACCGATTGTAGTTTATGGCACCTCCATTGCACAGGGGGGATGCGCAAGTCGTGCGGGTTTGGCCTGGACTTCAATTTTAAGCCGCAGACTGAACCGACCACTCGTTAATTTGGCTTTTTCGGGTAATGGTCGTCTCGAAAAAGAAGTTTTTGAACTATTGCCTGAAATTGATGCCAGCTTATACATATTGGATTGTTTGCCTAATTTAACCGGAGCGGGCAGCGAAGAAATTATAAAGAGAGTAGAGGCTACTGTTGCCCATTTACAGTCGAAGAAGCCAGGAGTACCCATTTTATTGACCGAGCACGATGGGTATACGGATGAGGGTTTAAATGCTACAAGGAAACAAGCATATGAGCTTGCCAATGTTGCTTTACAAACAGCTTTTACAAAACTTAAAGCAAAAGGAGTGAAAAACATCTACTATTTGTCTAAAGCAGCCATCAATCAGGATATTGAAAGTATGGTTGATGGTACCCATCCAAATGATATTGGCATGATGCATTATGCTGATGCTTATGAAAAAGTAATCCGGAAAATAAAATAA
- a CDS encoding SDR family oxidoreductase yields the protein MLDLFNLKGKIALVTGCKRGIGKAMAEALAEAGADIIGVSANLELSGSDVEGTVKGLGRNFYAYQCNFNDRDSLKSFCEKVKADHPVIDILVNNAGTILRKPIAEHPDEFWDEVIAVNQTAPFILTREIGRDMVARGSGKIIFTASLLTFQGGITVPGYAASKGAIGQLTKAFANEWAAKGVNVNAIAPGYISTDNTTALRADENRSRSIMERIPAGRWGEAEDFKGPVLFLASEASNYMHGTVMTVDGGWMGR from the coding sequence ATACTTGATTTATTCAATTTAAAAGGGAAAATAGCTTTGGTTACCGGTTGTAAACGCGGTATCGGTAAAGCAATGGCTGAGGCTTTGGCTGAAGCCGGAGCAGACATTATTGGTGTATCTGCAAATCTGGAGCTGAGCGGAAGTGATGTGGAAGGTACTGTAAAAGGATTAGGAAGGAACTTTTATGCTTATCAGTGTAATTTTAACGACCGTGATTCCCTCAAATCTTTTTGCGAGAAGGTGAAAGCTGATCACCCGGTAATTGATATTCTGGTAAACAATGCAGGTACAATCCTTAGAAAGCCGATTGCTGAACATCCGGATGAGTTTTGGGATGAAGTGATCGCTGTAAACCAAACTGCACCTTTTATCCTGACCAGAGAAATTGGTCGTGATATGGTAGCCAGAGGTAGCGGAAAGATCATTTTTACAGCTTCCCTGTTAACTTTCCAGGGCGGTATTACGGTTCCTGGTTATGCAGCCAGTAAAGGTGCAATTGGTCAGTTAACTAAAGCATTTGCTAACGAATGGGCAGCTAAAGGTGTAAATGTAAATGCGATTGCGCCAGGTTACATCTCAACGGACAATACCACCGCATTAAGAGCAGACGAAAACCGTAGTCGTTCTATCATGGAGCGTATCCCGGCTGGCAGATGGGGTGAAGCAGAAGATTTTAAAGGTCCTGTTTTGTTCCTGGCTTCCGAAGCTTCCAACTATATGCATGGTACTGTGATGACAGTAGATGGCGGATGGATGGGCAGGTAA